The following DNA comes from Salvelinus namaycush isolate Seneca chromosome 39, SaNama_1.0, whole genome shotgun sequence.
gatctcctcccagacctggactaaagcatccgccaactcctggacagtctgtggtgcaacgtggcgttggtggatggagcgagacatgaagtcccagatgtgctcaattggattcaggtctggggaacgggcgggccagtccatagcatcaatgccttcctcttgcaggaactgctgacacactccagccacatgaggtctagcattgtcttgcattaggaggaacccagggccaaccgcaccagcatatggtctcacaaggggtctgaggatctcatctcggtacctaatggcagtcaggctacctctggcgagcccatggagggctgtgcggccccccaaagaaatgccaccccacaccatgactgacccaccgccaaaccggtcatgctggaggatgttgcaggcagcagaacgttctccacggcgtctccagactatcacgtctgtcacatgtgctcagtgtgaacctgctttcatctgtgaagagcacagggcgccagtggcgaatttgccaatcttggtgttctctggcaaatgccaaacgtcctgcacggtgttgggctgtaagcacaacccccacctgtggacgtcgggccctcataccaccctcatggagtctgtttctgaccgtttgagcagacacatgcacatttgtggcctgctggaggtttGTATTTGTATCTCatttacctttgactattggatgtttttATAGGCAccatagtattgccagcctaatctcgggagttgataggcttgaagtaattaacagcgctgtgcttcaagcattgcgaagagctgctggcaaacgcaggaaagtgctgtttgaatgaatgcttacgagcctgctactgcctaccaccgctcagtcagactgctctatcaaatcatagacttaattataatataataaacacacagaaatacgagacTAATGTCATTAATacggtcaaatccggaaactttaatttcgaaaacaaaatgtttattctttcagtgaaatacggaaccgttacgtattttatcgaacgggtggcaaccctcagtctaaatattgctgttacattgcacaaccttcaatactatgtcataattatgtaaaattctggcaaattagttcgcaacgagccaggcggcccaaactgttgcatatagcCTGACTGcgtgcaagagaagtgacacaatttccctagttaatattggctgctaacattaatttattttaactaaatatgcaggtttaaaaatatatacttctgtgtattgattttaagaaaggcatagatgtttatggttaggtacatttgtgcaacggttttgcttttgttaaatcatcacccgtttggcgaaataggctgtgattcgatgataaattaaccggtaccgcattgattatatgcaacgctgGACAAGCttgttaacctagtaatatcataaaccatgtgtagttaactagtgattatgtgaagattgattgttttttataagataagtttaatgctagctagcaacttacattggctccttgctgcactcgcgtaacaggtggtcagcctgccacgcagtttcctcgtggaatgcaatgtaatctgCATCCAAAAAAACttaacttgaaatcggccctaattaatcggcatTGCCGATTTTTTAAATCGGTCAAAattgaatacagtatatacatatgaagtgggtaaaacataCTGTATTATGTCATGATGTCCCTATGCTAGGTGCTGGAGGACAATGACTACGGCCGGGCGGTGGACTGGTGGGGTCTGGGCGTGGTCATGTATGAGATGATGTGCGGCCGGCTGCCCTTCTACAACCAGGACCACGAGAAGCTGTTTGAGCTGATCCTCATGGAGGAGATCAAGTTTCCACGCACGCTCTCCTCCGACTCCAAGTCCCTGCTCTCCGGCCTGCTCATCAAGGACCCCAACAAACGGtacagagagatagaaacagacactcgggcacacacacagacagacatgcatgCATTGAAGCAAGAGAGATGTACACACAGAGGCACAGgtacgcagacagacagacgaacgaacacacacacacacaccaaggctcCAGTGGGGGATTATACGAAGCTGGGTCAGTGATCAGCCAACAAACTCTGCCAAATAGTTTTGACACAACACATTTCCTACTTCGTAACAGAGCAACTTGAAGTGGGTTATTGATTCATGACTCATGCTAATCAGCCCTCAACTGTAACTTCCCATCATTTAGTCTTTTTTGTATCGGAGTTACTGGCtcactcattgatcctgctttatGAAATATTATCTCATCGCAATTTTTCATTTGTTTATTGCTCTGCTACAAAGCCGTTTTGTCACTAAAAGCTTGAGAGGCAGCTAGGTTAGTGGTAAACTCAAGGGAGAACGTTCTCTCATTCACCCCTTGATGTTATTCCAGGATTTGCACCTAGCTCATGTTGTCTTGTTTCTCGACAGGCTTTCTAGAAAGTGTTCACATTTGTATTTTTCTTTATTTACGACAGACTCGGTGGCGGTCCAGACGATGCGAAGGAGATAATGCGCCACAGTTTCTTTGTGGCTGTAGACTGGCAAGACGTCTACGACAAAAAGGTGAGTTTCCTCTTCTACACCTGATCACTTACGTGTACGATTTCATTAAACCAGTTCTTTGCCCTCCCACCGACTTCTGAACAAATTCGGAATATTCCACGCAGGTGAAAATGACTAGCATTTTTCCAGTCAAATATGCAAATATTGACGTCACACACAAGCCACGGACATCAGTGTGTCACATGTCactgtggtcctgtgtggctcagttgataAAGCATGATGTCAAGATCTTGGGTTTGACTCCTAAGGCCACTGATACAAACATGTATGCACAAACTACTGTAAGTGGCTTTGGATaatagcgtctgctaaatggcatatcaATTATATATTACATGTGACAacggtgtcccctctctctcccctacagTTGGTCCCCCCCTTCATGCCACAGGTCTCGTCAGAGACAGACACCCGGTATTTCGATGAGGAGTTCACGGCACAGACGATCACCATCACTCCCCCGGAAAAATGTAAGTGTCCATCGGATCCCTCTGCACGGTTCGGCCCACTTCTTTGGAATAGGGGTTTCCTGCCATAGACTCTGCCATAGGATGATTAGTCTGTTGAATTGTTGGGGGTGCTGTGGTACTGGCTTTTATTTAGTGATTATTCTAAGGTAACACTGTTACTCAAGTGCCCCTaagttttttttaatttattttttatttaacctttatttaaccaggtaggctagctgagaacaagttctcatttacaactgcgacctggcaaagataaagcaaagcagttcgacacgtacaacaacacagagttatacatggaataaacaaacatacagtaggaaaaagtctgtatacagtgtatacaaatgaggtaggataaaggaggtaaggcaataaataggccatggtggcgaagtaattacaatacagcaattaaacactggaatggtagatgtgcagaagatgaatgtgcaagtagagatactggggtgcaaaggagcaagataaatgaataaatacagtatggggatgaggtagttggatgggctatgtgcagtgatctgtgagctgctctgacagctggtgcttaaagctagtgagggagatatgagtctccagcttcagtgatttttgcagttcgttccagtcattggcagctgagaactggaaggaaaggcggccaaaggaagaattggctttgggggtgacaagtgaaatatacctgctggagcaggtgctacgggtgggtgctgctattgtgaccagtgagctgagataaggtggggctttacctagcagagacttgtcgatgacctggagccagtgggtttggtgacgagtatgaagcgagggccagccaacgagagcgtacaggtcgcagtggtgggtagtatatggggctttggtgacaaaacggatggcactgtgatagactgcatccaatttgttgagtagagtgttggaggctattttgtaaatgacatcgccaaagtcgaggatcggtaggatggtcagtttaacgagggtatgtttggcagcatgagtgaaggaggctttgttgcgaaataggaagctgattctagatttaattttggattggagatgcttaatgtgagtctggaaggagagtttacagtctaaccagacacctaggtatttgtagttgtccacatattctaagtcagaactgtccagagtagtgatgctggacgggcgggcaggtgccggcagcgatcggttgaagagcaagcatttagttttacttgtatttaagagcagttggaggccacggaaggagagttgtatggcattgaagctcgtctggaggttagttaacacagcgtccaaagaagggccagaggtatacagaatggtgtcgtctgcgtagaggtggatcagagaatcaccagcagcaagagcgacatcattgatgtatacagagaagagagtcgggccgagatttgaaccctgtggtacccccatagagactgccagaggtccggacaacaggccctccgatttgacacactgaactctgtctgagaagtagttggtgaaccaggccaggcagtcatttgagaaaccaaggctgttgagtctgcagataagaatgtggtgattgacagagtcgaaagccttggccaggtcgatgaatacggctgcacagtaatgcctcttatcgatggcggttatgatatcatttaggaccttgagtgtggctgaggtgcacccatgaccagctctgaaaccagattgcatagcggaggtacggtgggattcgaaatggtcggtaatctgtttgttaccttggctttcaaagaccttagaaaggcagggtaggacagatataggtctgtagcagtttgggtctagagtgtctccaccttttgaagagggggatgaccgcggcagctttccaatctttgggaatctcagacgatacgaaagagaggttgaacaggctagtaataggggttgcaacaatttcggcagatcattttagagagggtccagattgtctagcccggctgatttgtagggatccagattttgtagctctttcagaacatcagctatctggatttgggtgaatgagaaatggggaggcttgggcaagttgctgtggggggtgcagggctgttgaccggggtaggggtagccaggtggaaagcatggccagccatagaaaaatgcttattgaaattctcaattatagtggatttatcggtggttacagtgtttcctagcctcagtgcagtgggcatctgggaggaggtgctcttattctccatggactttacagtgtcccagaacttttgggagtttgtgctacaggatgcaaatttctgcttgaaaaagctaaccttagctttcctaactgcctgtgtgtattgattcctaacttccctgaaaagttgtgtatcacgggggctattcgatgctaatgcagaacgccacaggatgtttttgtgctggtcaagggcagtcaggtctggagagaaccaagggctatatctgttcctggttcaaatttttttttaatggggcatgcttatttaagatggtgaggaaggcacttttaaagaataaacaggcatcttctactgacgggatgaggtcaatatccttccaggatacccgggccaggtcgattagaaaggcctgctcgctgaagtgttttagggagcgtttgacagtgatgaggggtggtcgtttgaccgcagacccaatacggatgcaggcaatgaggcagtgatcgctgagatcttggttgaagacagcagaggtgtatttggagggtaggttggttaggatgacaatgagggtgcctgtgtttacagatttggggttgtacctggtgggttcattgataatttgtgtgagattgagggcatcaagcttagattgtaggatggctgggatgttaagcatgtcccagtttaggtcacctagcagcaatgGCTCTGAAGATcgatgggggggcaatcaattcacatatggtgtccaggacacagctgggggcagagggtggtgtaaagcaagcggcaacggtgagataCTTAAGTAATGACACTTAACTCATGCAGGTTTTAACACCCTTATAACTTCATTCATTAAGTTTGTTATTGAGCCCAGACTTACCTGTctttcttcctcccctctctcgctgtctctttctACAGACGATGAAGACGGGATGGGTGAGGGTGACAGCGAACGGAGGCCTCATTTCCCACAATTCTCGTATTCGGCCAGCGGACGAGAGTGAAGGTCATTGCCAGCCAGCCAGTATTGCCCCCCTCCCCCGTCGTGCGGCCGTTTCGAGGAAAACACGTAGCCATTTTAGGAAAAGTCTCCCCTCTTTTCTCCTTCTCTGTATTCGAGTGCAGACTGGGAGAAGTTGTCTTTTTAGGGACTATAAAAGGGGTTTTGCACAGTGAGATAGACTCAAGCTGGTCTCTCCACACAAAAAAAGTATCTTACATTTTCAACGCTATATACTGCAGAAGGCAatgtttttgttatttatttttatccatCAATATTAGGTTGTCGACCTGTTACGTtctttgtctttttttaaaaTTTTAGTTTGAACTTTTTTGCACTTGGTTTGGAAGAGCCGTTCTAGGGAACAAAACCAAAAATGTTGCCTTATGTGTGCAGATGTTTCGTATCATACAGACAGGGTTTAGGTCGGGGGGCTCGTGGTTCATTCAAACAATTATTTTTCTCATATACATCCATGGCGGTGCACATTCTCCAATCCCATGGCAACGAGAGTCACTATCTGCTAAAAACCACAAAAAAGACAGAACTGACAGTTTCTTTCATTCCAATTTCATTGTCACAGTGTTATTTCTTTTCATCCTTTTTGACCTTTCATTTTTAGCCAGAGATTTCTACTTGGTTATTGTTTGACAGAAACACTAAACTGCCAGATACTGCACGGTTCACTCAGGCAACACAGAGCACAACCGCATTCAACTCAGCTACCAGTTTAGCTTTACACACCCATCAGGGAAAAGCTACTATAAATATACAAGCCTTTTTTGCGTCTTTTTCCACAGTCATTTGATTAATAACTTATTTTCATAGCTATAGAAAAAAAGTGGTATAGATGTTTACACAAGGAATGTGGCTTATACAGGTCCACCTTATGCTGTCAtaacacacatgctcacacacacacacacacacacatacacactctctaacaTCAGAGCCAGCTCTGAGCTCTGTTGATATGACTTGTGACGGACTATGAaatctgtaaaaaaataaaaaataaaaaaaatatataaaaaaaaaacttctCCCCATCAATCTTCCCAAAGCGACAAGGTGGGCGGAAGGCATCAATAATCATGTCAGGTCACAGATCACGTGAAACTGAGCCATGAATATACTTGTGTATGATGAGGACTGTGAGAATGGAGGGAGAAAAGCAGTTCCCCCACCTTTTTTGATGTACATATGCAATGCCTTTTTTTGTTCTTAGTGGCATCTTGGCCAGACATGAACTTTTGTGTGTGACTGTACTTCAAGCTTGCTGAGGAGAACCAAGACCGGAGGAAAAGGAAGACAGAATGATGTTTTGGGTTAAAACAACGTCAACTACAACGTTAAAGACTGACTGGACGCTCCCATTTTGTGACTGATGTCAGCGTCGCCTCGACCTGTCTTTCCAGAAGAGGTTTCCATGGAGACGAGACCCTTTTTCGCTGTCGGTCAAATAGATTGACACCCACTGTAACGTTTTCTTTTACCTGTTCAAGTGGGACCATGGTCAATTCTGCAGTGATATGTGGTTACATCAGGTTGTTACCATTCCCTTCCTTTTTTGTACCATAGTACTAGATTTATTTATGTTTGTGTCATTCTAGGCAGTGTTACCCAGTCTTGTTCAGAGTCAAAGGCACCTCTCTTTAAGCCGCTGAAGGATGATATTGTTGGATGCATTACtaaagtctgttttttttatccaatTGTTTGCTTGTTTGTTTTCTTACCAAAACATTAGGGCAAGAAACCAATAGTGAACTTGCATTGCCGTGGTAGTATTTATTTTGAATTAAATTAAAGAATACATTTCAGGGTTTTTCATGGTGTAAATCAGTGTTTTATTTTAATCCCCCTTCTGATATTTCAATGAGTGTGTACCCTTTGGAAAGCAATACCCTAAACAATGTTCAGCAAGGGTCTCATCCAGTGTTATGTTCATTAGgaaccaaataaaataaaaccggGAGGAAGAAACTACTGGCGCATTTCCACTGATATGTTTTtgggtaaaacactggggtaaatcgAATTTTCCATCTACGTGGGCTGACACccgtgtctcactgggccatTGCTCCGACGGACCTGCTCTGACTTGGAGCCAAGGCACTGGGTACTTTTTAAGCTTGGATTTACATAAATGGTTAACTCTGAACTTTTACACCTCAAAaagcaacagtcttgaatgatgcAGAGGTTTGTGATTCTGCTCGCCACAAGTCTTTAGTGTCACACACCTGATGGACAACACACTAGAGCTTACATTAAAGAGATAcatcaggattttggcaatgagaccctttatctactttcccagagtcacatgaacttgtggatacaatTTCTCTGTCCAATATGAAGGAAGCTAGAGGTAGTTTCACGAGAAAATGTTAACTGGCGTTACCCAGACCTTGTCATTGCGCTATCTGCTACCCATAGAcctccagtcattgcgctaacgctagttagcaattgcggtAGCAATGGTTAGCAACtcccttcaaactgcacgcagagacatacaaatggtagcCATGAGTTCCTGTGACTCCAGGGAAGTAGATTGCCAAAATCCTCACGTTTCCCTTTAACATAAAACACTGGCGACACATTGGTGTGGGGGTAAGTCAAAATGGAAAAGCACcatacctggacttgtccaatatgAAACAAAATGTTTTGGTTTTCCGTTCCAAACATGTTTCCATTGTGTGCACAATTGAACATGTCCCAGGCCTTTATTTGGATGGGATGTACAATAGGGGAGCATTACGCTGATGGGAGACATCACATTCAAATATTTTCATTCATACAAAAAAAAGTATAGCATTGCTCTCCTTTTGCCTATGGGACAATCCATAGGTAAACAATTTATTTTAAGGCTGAACAAAAACCTCTGTAAATCAATTGAGGGAAATACACACAAAATACTGACCATATACTACCCCTATGCTCTATAAAAGGGCTGTTCAATGTCTGTCCTGGAGGGCCAAAACACTTCTGGTTTTCATCCTCTCCTAATAGGAGACTAATTCAGActtgggacaccaggtgagtgcaattaacTTGGATTGTAGTTCTTTCCGTCAGCGGTGCCATTCACACCCAGTCCCTGCTACGGCTCTCAAAGACATGTATATCTAAGATCAGTTCAAGGCCTCAGCTCAGCGCACGTGCTGTACAGATTCAGTCATTTCAACATAATCTGTATTGAAAGAAAAACCAAACAAATATATTGACACTATCCATATCATCTAGAGATCAGTGGAACTGAGCTAAACAgagttggtggtggtgggggtccAATAGGTGAAGGTATGGCCCATCAGAAAGAATTAGGGCTCCTTTTGGCATCCTCAACAGCATCAGTGAGACGAGGCTCATTCCGGGATGGAGGGTGGCCAGTCCACATCTACAGACTGAGGAacgcacagagagagaaagactaaaCTCATCAGAATCCTTTTGATTCACCTGCATGTTCAATCATAGTCCAGCAATTTTCTATATTTGTTTTCTTAGCTTGAAAGCACAGGACTGATTTCAAGGTAAGGAAACAAATATCGAAATATGcttaactatccctttaaattaTGAATGAACTTTAGAACTGTCTCGCTATTTTTTTATACAATAATCACTGTGCACAGTGTCTTCTTTTAATATCCCACAAAAAGGTAGATACATTTATTGTCAACTTTTTTTAAATACCCACATCAACGTCCAGCTCTAGGATATCAGTCTCAGTCTTCAGCAGATCACACAGATTGGGCTTGGTGCGACCAAAGTCTCCGTGGACAAACTCCTTGATGTAACTGGGAACAGTTAAACTGACATTGGGTGAGTCGTtcatgataaaaaaataaaatgtattaatttgttattgtgtgtgtgtaagtatatCACTGTGAATGTCTCTCAACCTTAATATCTCCCtttgtgtgtgggtttgtgtatgACTATTCGTGTATCTCACTATTTTGCTTCTCTCTGTATAAAGGATAAGTCCCTGCCTGCGTGCGCAGCTTCAGGTGGAAGTGATGCGTGTCCAGGAAGCATGTACTCATGGTGTGGATGACGCGCTCCCTGACGGCCAGCGGCCTGCAATGCAACACTCTTAGTGGCGTCTTCTGAGCTAGCTTCAACTCCTATATGACCAAGCCAAAGATTATCAACACATACCGTAGGTAGGCAGAACTTTATTTTAAGGTACTGTTTACACTGAATGAGCAAACCAAAGATTATAACACACATACCATAAAATAAACTACAACCAAGATGTTTAACCACTGTGATTTTATTTTATGAAAATAATGCCATTTAAAGATAGCATTGAACACTCACCTTGGTTTCCTCTAAGAACGTGATGTCGTCTTTGTCAATAGCTTTCTGGGTCCATATGAGGGCGGTGTACGACTTGGTCTTGTCCTCCTCACCCTCCTTCATGTGGCCCAtagcatctctacacacacacacacacagagtatgaCCTGTCAGCATCATTCTTAGGTCTCTGGACAGAAGTGAGACACATTTCTCTACTGCGTTGCTCACCTGCATACAATCTGTAGATCTCGTACTCTGATTTTGTCTGAGGACTGGTTGATGGTCTGTGAGAAGAAAAGATATGCTTTGGTCaattcctgtgtgtgtgacccTGCAGAGACGCTGTGTGTGTGACCCTGCagagacattgtgtgtgtgtgtgtgtacctcctgCAGCTGTCGGACCTCTGCTTTATTGAACCTGGTTCTGTGAGGATTTAGCGGCTCCAGTGCAAACGGACGACCTGCGAATGGGGATAGAGACACCTCCTTACACCTCACATTGACGGAAACAAGGGCTGGGGATGTGTAAACATACATGTATGTTGTGTGTCTGACCATTTCCAAGCGTACGCACATCCACGTCCTCCCTTCCTGAGGAGGAGAAATTA
Coding sequences within:
- the LOC120033011 gene encoding tRNA pseudouridine synthase Pus10-like isoform X1 — encoded protein: MQGLMSKELGGVPVVTKISRQTEQFEVGVGFTHPETDSDCHFLAGICSDCFRPTKNKQNVFTKMAVVKALEKVSDEKFLKKFPCPPTRPARKCIAQEVQCLHVSVFVAGRYNKFSRTLPQTPWVIDGEERMESSVEELIAAPLLSSFRAEGFNFSSSGREDVDVRTLGNGRPFALEPLNPHRTRFNKAEVRQLQETINQSSDKIRVRDLQIVCRDAMGHMKEGEEDKTKSYTALIWTQKAIDKDDITFLEETKELKLAQKTPLRVLHCRPLAVRERVIHTMSTCFLDTHHFHLKLRTQAGTYIKEFVHGDFGRTKPNLCDLLKTETDILELDVDSVDVDWPPSIPE